A single Methylomonas sp. AM2-LC DNA region contains:
- the pta gene encoding phosphate acetyltransferase: protein MINKHSGLISCISQNIYISGADECSGSTAIILAMMEMLSGYAGNTCIFRPIIHSSAEQDQLIQLIRDRYSLTQPYTALYGCSSEQASKLLADEQYDELLKIILAKYMALKVQCEQVLCVGAEYSHGDFVSEFDFNADVANNLGCVLMPLLQAAEKSNEEILDQLASLKHALHEHSSGFLAAVVNSVAIEQVESLRKSISAIPDFLSYVIPCEPSLEKPTVGNIADALGAKVFSGNSDALSREVQHYKVAAMLVPDFLEYVEDGDLIITPGDRSDIILASLLTYYSKNYPQIAGILLTGHQEPPRQVKDLLANSQGDIPFAMLSVEYDTFNAAIKVSQVRERLNSKNQRKIAKALGFVESNINMIELTKCLCAQTTTKMTPLMFEYNLVQRAKAKKQHIVLPEGTEERILRAAEILLLRDVVKITLLGDKDTIHKKIQALALKLSDVEIIDPLDSPLRALFAETYYQARKHKNVVYDTAYDLMADVSYFGTLMIHLGYADGMVSGAVHSTQHTIRPAFEIIKTKPGATIVSSVFFMCLEDRVLVYGDCAINPNPNAHELADIAVSAADTALNFNIIPKVAMLSYSTGDSGKGEAVDKVREAVKIAKQLRPDLKLEGPMQYDAAVDAEVAKTKLPGSEVAGQANVFIFPDLNTGNNTYKAVQRSSGAIAIGPILQGLNKPVNDLSRGCTITDIVNTVIITAIQAQECK from the coding sequence ATGATAAACAAACACTCGGGTTTGATAAGCTGTATTTCTCAAAACATCTATATTAGTGGTGCAGATGAGTGTAGTGGTAGTACTGCAATTATACTTGCTATGATGGAAATGTTGTCAGGTTATGCTGGCAATACTTGCATATTTAGGCCCATCATACACAGCAGTGCTGAACAAGATCAATTAATTCAGTTAATTCGTGATCGTTATTCATTAACACAGCCTTATACAGCTCTTTACGGTTGCAGTAGCGAACAAGCCAGTAAATTGTTGGCAGATGAACAATACGATGAATTATTAAAAATAATTTTGGCGAAATACATGGCGCTTAAAGTTCAATGTGAGCAGGTGCTGTGTGTGGGGGCAGAGTATAGCCACGGCGATTTTGTTTCCGAATTCGACTTTAACGCTGACGTAGCCAATAATTTGGGTTGCGTTTTAATGCCATTGTTACAAGCAGCCGAAAAAAGTAACGAAGAAATTTTAGATCAATTAGCCAGCTTAAAACATGCGTTGCACGAACATAGTAGCGGTTTTCTTGCTGCAGTGGTTAATAGTGTTGCCATAGAGCAGGTTGAAAGCTTGCGTAAAAGTATTAGTGCTATCCCAGATTTTCTAAGTTATGTGATTCCTTGCGAACCGTCTTTAGAAAAGCCAACGGTTGGTAACATAGCGGATGCGTTAGGGGCAAAGGTGTTTTCTGGAAATAGTGATGCCCTGAGTCGTGAAGTTCAGCACTACAAAGTCGCGGCTATGCTGGTGCCAGATTTTTTGGAGTATGTGGAAGATGGCGATTTAATTATTACACCCGGTGATCGGTCAGACATTATTCTCGCCAGTCTTCTGACTTACTACTCAAAAAACTATCCGCAAATTGCGGGCATATTGCTTACCGGGCATCAGGAACCGCCTCGCCAAGTTAAAGACTTGTTGGCTAATAGTCAGGGCGATATTCCGTTTGCCATGCTCAGTGTCGAATATGATACGTTTAATGCGGCTATAAAAGTCAGTCAAGTACGTGAGCGGTTAAACTCGAAAAATCAACGTAAAATTGCTAAAGCCTTGGGGTTTGTAGAGAGCAATATCAATATGATAGAGCTCACAAAGTGCTTATGCGCGCAAACTACTACAAAAATGACACCGCTAATGTTCGAGTACAATCTAGTGCAACGAGCTAAGGCCAAGAAGCAACATATCGTTTTGCCCGAAGGTACAGAAGAGCGTATTTTAAGAGCGGCGGAAATATTGTTGTTACGTGATGTAGTTAAAATTACCCTGTTGGGTGACAAGGACACTATCCACAAAAAAATTCAGGCGTTGGCATTAAAATTATCAGATGTTGAAATCATAGATCCACTGGACTCACCCTTGCGCGCATTATTTGCTGAAACATATTATCAAGCCCGCAAGCATAAAAATGTCGTTTATGATACAGCGTATGACTTGATGGCGGATGTGAGTTATTTCGGCACATTAATGATACATCTTGGCTATGCCGACGGTATGGTTTCAGGCGCTGTTCACTCCACTCAGCATACGATACGTCCAGCCTTTGAGATTATTAAAACCAAACCAGGGGCGACTATTGTTTCTAGCGTATTTTTCATGTGCCTGGAAGATAGAGTATTAGTTTACGGCGACTGTGCAATCAATCCAAATCCAAACGCACATGAATTAGCGGATATTGCTGTGAGTGCTGCCGATACTGCACTCAATTTCAATATTATTCCCAAAGTGGCCATGCTCTCTTATTCAACTGGTGATTCGGGTAAAGGCGAAGCTGTTGATAAAGTGCGTGAGGCGGTTAAAATTGCTAAACAGCTCCGTCCGGATTTAAAGCTGGAAGGGCCAATGCAGTATGATGCGGCTGTTGATGCAGAAGTGGCTAAAACAAAATTGCCGGGTAGTGAAGTTGCTGGTCAGGCTAATGTATTTATTTTTCCCGATCTGAATACGGGAAATAACACCTACAAAGCGGTGCAGCGCTCTTCCGGTGCCATTGCCATTGGTCCTATTTTGCAGGGATT
- a CDS encoding FHA domain-containing protein: protein MAKFSVYYKDKLIQASVFSSGIIHIGRDESNDLVIDSLAVAPAHAVAVIKDGICILKQMNEKYPLLINHMPMKECCLDNEDVINIGKHNIVYTKPYFLTTANNVSKNRSFQGFAEEMIDSDRLPDAHLQYLDGEYIGRILPLKNALTSLGHQDEGVVIIARRKLGYYISALEEHPDIAVNDHPLGDRIIKLHNNDVLLVDNTPLQFFLD from the coding sequence ATGGCAAAATTTAGCGTTTATTACAAAGACAAACTTATACAAGCCAGTGTTTTCTCATCAGGTATTATTCATATTGGTCGAGATGAGAGTAATGATTTAGTGATCGACAGTTTAGCAGTGGCTCCAGCCCATGCTGTTGCCGTTATTAAAGACGGTATATGCATTTTAAAACAGATGAATGAAAAATATCCTCTGTTGATTAATCACATGCCCATGAAAGAATGTTGCCTGGATAATGAAGATGTTATCAATATTGGCAAACATAATATCGTCTACACCAAACCCTATTTCCTGACCACAGCTAACAATGTTTCCAAAAACCGAAGTTTTCAAGGCTTTGCAGAGGAAATGATAGACAGCGACCGCTTGCCGGACGCTCATCTGCAATATTTAGACGGCGAATACATTGGTCGAATTTTGCCCCTAAAAAATGCTTTAACCAGTTTAGGGCATCAAGATGAAGGTGTGGTGATTATTGCCCGCCGAAAATTAGGTTATTATATTTCCGCACTGGAAGAACACCCCGATATTGCTGTAAACGACCATCCCTTAGGCGACAGAATTATAAAACTGCATAATAATGATGTGCTTTTGGTTGATAATACCCCCCTGCAATTCTTTCTGGATTAG
- a CDS encoding PilZ domain-containing protein: MTIEKTEEKRRFHRALYNAEAVLISTNISIPCKIIDISLKGCLLAFAEPLNIQKGMLNTLNITLSDDESIIMDISAVHETGNHIGFICQHIDIDSITNLRRLVELNLGNSEILDRELIALNDFNHSQ, from the coding sequence ATGACTATTGAAAAAACCGAAGAAAAACGCCGTTTTCATCGCGCCTTGTATAACGCAGAAGCCGTTCTAATCAGTACCAATATTTCCATACCCTGCAAAATAATTGACATTTCCCTAAAAGGTTGTTTGTTGGCGTTTGCTGAACCTTTGAATATACAAAAGGGTATGCTTAATACCTTAAACATCACCCTAAGCGATGATGAAAGTATTATTATGGATATCAGTGCTGTACATGAAACGGGTAATCATATAGGTTTTATTTGCCAACATATTGATATTGACAGCATTACCAATTTACGAAGACTAGTGGAACTGAATTTAGGTAATAGTGAGATTTTGGATCGAGAGCTAATCGCTTTAAACGACTTTAATCACTCACAATAA
- a CDS encoding UbiA family prenyltransferase, with translation MKLKEVLYFTVAFGFFAWCVVVFRNDIAQIKIAPIYAAWDAVLLAAVLSLLNYLLRIIRWTVYLSRLGHTLKFNYSALTYIAGFAFTLSPGKVGEMVRGRYLQNSGVSMSNTAAAFFVERLMDLLAMIALASLAAASSTYQGLIWGAVTVIVVIMLMLTLAPWQRIALYTNTLHRIPAPIQKVLQTVVRTLLSAKQLLQPGILSFGFAIGLLAWGCEGLGLMVIGHITPAVSMDMPTAIGIYSIAVIVGALSFLPGGLGGTEAVMIALLTAHGYPLPDALLLTLICRLLTLWLAVAIGWLAVFALRPKPNREIYFSMTQTTAQTPLCVDLDGTLIHSDLLLESLLLLLKRNPLYVFLLPLWLSKGKAALKAQIAQRVVLNAAALPYNQAFLAWLETEHQSGRELWLCTASNHRLADLVATHIPIFTGVLASSDELNLSGQRKAAQLVEKFGEKGFDYCGNAHIDLKVWQHSQAAIAVNCKESLSQEAGKLTELRAVFPKTNGFFKPAIKALRPHQWAKNVLIFIPLAAAHKLTNNGAIEQALLAFLAFGLCASSVYLLNDMLDLEVDRQHPRKCKRPFASGNLSLIAGFFLVPLLLIAALLIASQLPVRFCEVLGAYYTLTLAYSFGLKRIVLIDTITLAGLYTARIIAGATAIAVPLSFWLLLFSVFLFFSLALVKRYAELDAMQRQGKLKAAGRGYHIEDLPILHSLGTASGNLCVLVLALYINSPEVQSLYHHPQAIWMLCVLLLYWISRVWLKAHRGKMHDDPVVFAMKDRISLAVGALAAIAVTLAV, from the coding sequence ATGAAACTGAAAGAAGTGTTGTATTTTACCGTCGCTTTTGGCTTTTTCGCTTGGTGTGTGGTAGTTTTTAGGAATGATATAGCACAAATCAAAATTGCACCGATTTATGCTGCCTGGGATGCAGTCCTGCTAGCTGCAGTACTGTCGTTATTAAATTACTTGTTGCGTATCATACGCTGGACGGTGTATTTATCTCGCTTGGGACATACACTTAAATTCAACTACTCAGCCTTAACTTACATTGCCGGTTTTGCTTTTACCTTATCGCCCGGTAAAGTCGGTGAAATGGTCCGAGGTCGGTATCTGCAAAATTCCGGTGTTTCCATGTCCAACACGGCAGCGGCATTTTTTGTTGAGCGTTTAATGGATTTACTGGCCATGATTGCATTGGCCTCGCTTGCAGCCGCCTCATCAACTTATCAAGGTTTAATTTGGGGTGCCGTGACTGTTATCGTTGTCATCATGCTGATGTTGACGCTAGCTCCGTGGCAACGCATTGCCCTGTACACCAATACCCTGCACCGAATTCCCGCACCTATACAAAAAGTTTTGCAAACGGTGGTACGCACTCTATTATCAGCCAAACAACTGCTGCAACCAGGCATATTGAGTTTTGGTTTTGCTATTGGTTTACTCGCTTGGGGTTGTGAAGGTTTAGGGCTAATGGTCATTGGTCATATTACACCAGCGGTGAGTATGGATATGCCCACCGCCATTGGTATCTATTCCATCGCGGTGATTGTTGGAGCATTGTCTTTTTTACCGGGCGGCTTAGGCGGGACAGAAGCGGTAATGATTGCTCTGCTCACTGCCCACGGCTATCCACTACCCGATGCGTTATTATTGACACTGATTTGTCGCTTGTTAACCTTATGGCTAGCCGTTGCAATTGGCTGGCTGGCTGTTTTTGCTCTACGTCCCAAACCTAACCGTGAGATTTATTTTTCAATGACTCAGACAACCGCGCAAACACCCCTATGTGTCGATCTGGATGGCACACTTATACATAGTGATTTATTACTGGAAAGTTTATTGCTATTACTTAAACGCAATCCACTCTATGTTTTTTTGCTGCCATTGTGGCTTAGTAAAGGTAAAGCCGCATTAAAAGCGCAAATAGCTCAGCGCGTTGTCTTGAATGCTGCCGCTCTACCTTACAACCAAGCTTTTTTGGCTTGGTTAGAAACTGAACATCAATCAGGTCGAGAATTATGGTTATGTACAGCATCAAACCATCGGCTAGCCGATTTAGTCGCCACCCATATTCCAATTTTTACCGGGGTGTTGGCCAGCAGTGATGAATTAAACCTGTCAGGACAACGTAAAGCAGCTCAACTGGTGGAAAAGTTTGGTGAAAAAGGTTTTGATTACTGTGGCAATGCGCATATCGACTTGAAAGTTTGGCAACACAGCCAAGCGGCAATCGCCGTTAATTGTAAAGAATCCCTCAGTCAAGAAGCGGGCAAACTTACCGAACTCCGAGCAGTTTTTCCGAAAACAAACGGTTTCTTTAAACCTGCAATCAAAGCTTTACGCCCTCATCAGTGGGCAAAAAATGTGCTAATTTTTATCCCACTGGCTGCCGCACATAAATTAACCAATAATGGCGCTATTGAACAAGCTTTACTGGCATTTTTAGCTTTTGGGCTATGTGCATCTTCCGTCTACCTGCTAAATGACATGCTTGATCTGGAAGTTGACCGTCAACACCCCAGAAAATGTAAACGTCCATTCGCCTCGGGTAATTTATCGTTGATAGCTGGATTTTTTCTGGTACCCCTGCTATTGATTGCAGCTTTGTTGATCGCCAGCCAATTACCTGTGCGCTTTTGCGAAGTACTGGGAGCTTATTACACACTGACACTGGCTTACTCTTTCGGCTTGAAACGTATTGTACTGATCGACACTATCACGCTGGCTGGCTTATATACCGCCCGCATCATCGCTGGTGCTACGGCTATTGCAGTTCCTCTATCGTTTTGGCTATTACTGTTTTCGGTATTTTTATTCTTTAGCCTGGCATTAGTTAAACGTTATGCCGAACTGGATGCCATGCAACGCCAAGGTAAACTAAAAGCGGCAGGACGCGGTTATCATATTGAGGACTTACCTATTCTACATAGTTTGGGGACAGCGTCCGGTAATTTATGTGTACTGGTATTGGCACTGTATATTAACTCTCCAGAAGTACAATCTCTCTATCATCACCCCCAGGCCATCTGGATGTTATGCGTATTACTGTTGTACTGGATAAGTCGCGTCTGGCTGAAAGCCCACCGCGGCAAAATGCATGACGATCCTGTAGTGTTTGCCATGAAAGACCGCATCAGTCTGGCTGTGGGCGCTCTGGCAGCGATTGCGGTCACATTGGCGGTATAA
- a CDS encoding FAD-binding oxidoreductase, with protein MTQQALSSWGRVLTSEQSLISLTDRSNNLPNLPEMAENFLPYGNGRSYGDSCLNSGGAALLCRSLNRFINFDTVNGVLSCEAGVLLAEILTLVVPQGWFLPVTPGTRFVTVGGAIANDVHGKNHHRTGTFGRHILGLELLRSDGQRLFCAPDQNQAYFAATIGGLGLTGVISYAQLQLQRIRSPWVSTETIRYDNLDDFFELCDASDQDYEYTVSWVDCAGTGKRLGRGLFMRGNHAPAGELKNYQSKTRTFPLVPPISMINALTLKAFNTAYYYKQIPRQSRQIQHYEPFFYPLDGLLEWNRMYGPRGFYQYQCVIPTATGKAAITDLLTAIANSGMGSFLAVLKLCGDVKSPGMLSFPLPGVSLALDFPNRGAKLHQLFERLDTIVSQAGGRLYPAKDGRMPGSLFRSGYQNWQAFSTYIDPQFSSSFWRRVMEDK; from the coding sequence ATGACTCAGCAAGCGCTTAGTTCCTGGGGACGTGTACTAACAAGTGAACAGTCCCTTATCAGCCTGACTGACCGTTCTAACAATCTGCCGAATTTGCCTGAAATGGCTGAAAACTTTTTACCTTACGGCAACGGGCGCAGTTATGGTGACAGCTGTCTAAACTCCGGTGGAGCGGCTTTACTTTGCCGCAGCCTGAACCGTTTCATTAATTTCGATACAGTTAACGGTGTATTAAGCTGCGAAGCAGGTGTATTACTAGCCGAAATTTTAACCTTAGTAGTGCCACAAGGCTGGTTTTTACCCGTCACACCGGGTACACGCTTTGTGACTGTGGGTGGAGCCATTGCCAATGATGTACACGGCAAAAATCATCACCGTACCGGCACTTTTGGCCGTCATATACTGGGACTGGAATTATTACGTTCGGATGGCCAGCGCTTATTTTGCGCGCCAGACCAGAATCAAGCCTACTTTGCTGCCACTATTGGCGGATTAGGCTTAACGGGCGTGATTAGCTATGCCCAATTACAACTGCAACGCATTCGTAGCCCCTGGGTAAGCACCGAAACTATACGCTACGATAATCTCGATGACTTTTTTGAACTATGTGATGCCTCTGATCAAGATTATGAATATACTGTATCCTGGGTGGATTGTGCTGGCACAGGCAAACGTTTAGGACGCGGTTTATTTATGCGTGGCAACCACGCGCCAGCGGGTGAATTGAAAAATTATCAGTCTAAAACGCGAACTTTTCCATTGGTCCCGCCTATTTCCATGATTAACGCCTTGACACTAAAAGCGTTTAATACGGCTTATTACTACAAACAAATTCCCCGCCAATCTCGACAGATTCAACATTACGAACCCTTTTTCTATCCGCTGGACGGCTTACTGGAATGGAATCGCATGTATGGTCCTCGCGGATTTTACCAATACCAGTGCGTAATACCTACGGCTACCGGCAAAGCTGCCATTACCGACTTATTAACAGCTATTGCTAACAGCGGCATGGGGTCTTTTCTAGCTGTGCTTAAACTGTGTGGTGATGTCAAATCGCCCGGTATGTTGTCTTTTCCGCTACCCGGTGTCAGCCTGGCCCTGGATTTCCCAAACCGAGGCGCAAAACTGCATCAACTTTTCGAGCGTTTGGACACTATTGTCAGTCAAGCAGGTGGTCGATTGTATCCGGCTAAAGACGGGCGCATGCCCGGCAGTCTGTTTCGGAGCGGTTATCAAAACTGGCAAGCATTTAGTACTTATATAGACCCACAATTTTCCTCGTCGTTCTGGCGGCGGGTGATGGAGGATAAATGA
- a CDS encoding SDR family oxidoreductase: MKKILIIGATSAIAEAAARNWAQTGDQLFLVARSTSKLVNLAADLEVRGSTKVGLLSLDVNDFAAHTAMLDTAEETLQGLDTVLIAHGTLSDQAACQQSVDLTLQEIQTNALSVVALLTQIANRFEARKSGTIIVISSVAGDRGRQSNYVYGSAKALVTAFTSGLRQRLQKSGITVLTIKPGFVDTPMTADFKKGPLWASAEKVAKDIVNAANGKNGIFYTPWFWLWIMLIIKHIPEFVFVKLKL; encoded by the coding sequence ATGAAAAAAATATTAATTATCGGCGCAACGTCAGCCATCGCAGAAGCCGCAGCCCGAAACTGGGCACAAACCGGCGATCAATTATTTCTGGTGGCACGTAGCACCAGCAAACTGGTCAATCTCGCCGCCGACTTGGAAGTTCGAGGCAGCACTAAAGTGGGACTATTGAGTCTGGATGTCAATGACTTCGCCGCACACACGGCCATGTTGGATACCGCAGAAGAAACCCTGCAAGGCTTGGATACAGTCCTTATTGCTCACGGCACCCTCTCTGATCAAGCCGCCTGCCAGCAATCTGTTGATCTTACCTTACAAGAAATACAAACTAACGCTTTGTCGGTCGTTGCTTTATTAACACAAATTGCCAACCGCTTTGAAGCGCGTAAATCCGGCACCATTATTGTTATCTCCTCGGTAGCAGGCGATAGAGGTCGGCAAAGTAATTATGTGTATGGCAGCGCAAAGGCCTTAGTGACTGCCTTTACCTCGGGTTTACGGCAGCGTTTACAAAAATCAGGAATCACTGTACTGACCATTAAGCCTGGTTTTGTAGATACCCCCATGACTGCAGATTTTAAAAAGGGTCCACTATGGGCTTCAGCGGAAAAAGTGGCAAAAGATATTGTCAATGCAGCCAACGGTAAAAACGGTATCTTTTATACCCCCTGGTTTTGGCTGTGGATTATGCTGATCATTAAACATATTCCCGAATTTGTGTTTGTTAAGCTTAAATTATAG
- a CDS encoding carbon-nitrogen hydrolase family protein: protein MPKIATAQYDISFLETWPNYEAKIRRWVSEAANQKADILLFPEYACMELASLFPQAVYASLAGQLTALQTLLPDYLHLFKTLATEYGVYIQAGTFPVQHENGEFRNHAYFFTPQGEVDFQEKLTMTRFENEQWHISRGFEIKVFDTQFGKIAINICYDSEFPHYARRQAEHGAVLILVPSCTDALAGYYRVRIGCQARALENQCYVVQASLVGNADWSEAVDVNCGAAAIYTPVDRGFPDTGIQAIGELNQVQWVYADLDFAAITQVRDIGQVFNYQDWPKQFDCR from the coding sequence ATGCCTAAAATTGCCACTGCTCAATATGACATCAGTTTTTTGGAAACTTGGCCGAATTACGAAGCAAAAATTCGGCGTTGGGTGTCAGAAGCTGCTAATCAGAAAGCGGATATCCTGCTGTTTCCAGAATATGCCTGCATGGAACTGGCTTCATTGTTTCCACAAGCCGTCTATGCGTCATTAGCTGGACAGCTAACTGCTTTGCAAACCTTGTTACCGGATTATCTACACTTATTTAAAACACTGGCTACTGAATATGGTGTCTATATTCAGGCGGGTACCTTTCCGGTACAGCATGAGAATGGCGAGTTTCGTAATCATGCCTATTTTTTTACGCCCCAAGGAGAGGTAGACTTTCAGGAAAAATTAACCATGACACGTTTTGAAAACGAACAATGGCATATTTCCAGAGGTTTTGAGATTAAAGTGTTCGATACGCAATTTGGCAAAATAGCTATTAACATTTGCTACGATAGTGAGTTCCCACACTATGCCCGCCGACAGGCAGAGCACGGGGCTGTACTGATTTTAGTACCCAGTTGTACCGATGCACTAGCTGGTTATTACCGAGTGCGTATTGGTTGCCAGGCTCGAGCGCTAGAAAACCAGTGCTATGTGGTGCAGGCTTCGCTGGTCGGAAATGCCGACTGGTCAGAGGCTGTGGATGTCAATTGTGGGGCCGCTGCCATCTATACGCCAGTCGACAGAGGCTTTCCTGATACTGGCATACAGGCAATTGGAGAATTAAATCAGGTGCAATGGGTATATGCTGATCTGGATTTTGCGGCTATCACTCAGGTTAGAGACATTGGGCAGGTGTTTAATTATCAGGATTGGCCTAAGCAGTTTGATTGTCGATGA
- a CDS encoding GNAT family N-acetyltransferase translates to MSNNIRIQRLSGEALRHYIPELARLRIEVFRDFPYLYDGDYEYEKNYLQTYINCPESVIVLAFDADAIIGASTAIPLKYETEEVQKPFIDLGYQPEDIFYCGESVLNKAYRGLGIGVRFFEQREAHAADLGGFKHITFCCVERPVDHPRRPTDYVPLDAFWNKRGYVKHPELQTTYTWKDLDETNASAKPMTFWLREEHA, encoded by the coding sequence ATGAGTAACAATATCCGCATTCAACGCCTGAGTGGCGAAGCGCTACGCCATTATATTCCTGAATTGGCACGGTTGCGTATCGAAGTATTTCGCGATTTTCCCTATTTATATGACGGGGATTATGAATATGAAAAAAATTATCTACAGACTTATATCAATTGTCCTGAAAGTGTCATTGTACTCGCGTTTGATGCGGATGCCATTATTGGTGCATCGACTGCGATACCGTTGAAATATGAAACAGAGGAAGTGCAAAAACCTTTTATCGATCTAGGCTATCAGCCTGAGGATATTTTTTACTGCGGAGAGTCTGTATTGAATAAAGCCTATAGGGGTTTGGGAATAGGTGTACGCTTTTTCGAACAGCGCGAAGCGCATGCTGCCGATTTGGGTGGCTTTAAACACATTACTTTCTGTTGTGTTGAACGCCCTGTCGATCATCCCCGTCGCCCAACTGACTATGTACCCTTGGATGCATTCTGGAACAAGCGTGGCTATGTAAAACATCCAGAACTGCAAACCACCTACACCTGGAAAGATTTGGATGAAACTAATGCCAGTGCAAAACCCATGACTTTTTGGTTGCGAGAAGAACATGCCTAA
- a CDS encoding DUF3047 domain-containing protein, translating to MKKLCILLFTVLASPFCMADTHTETKLVIGEFSNKQMEGWDRKIALGETQYQLDTLGDVTVLKANSKNSASGLFKEQRVDLDETPILNWSWRITNRLNGLIEQTKEGDDYAARLYVIVNGGVAFWESKAINYVWSSSANKETVWPNAYSGKQLMMLALRGPEAEPNIWLNEKRNVRADLKKLYGEDIRYIDAVAVMSDSDDSHSQVTAYYGDIWFSKH from the coding sequence ATGAAAAAACTCTGTATTTTATTATTTACCGTTTTAGCCTCTCCATTTTGTATGGCAGACACCCATACTGAAACTAAACTGGTCATTGGGGAATTTAGCAACAAACAAATGGAAGGTTGGGATCGAAAAATTGCCTTGGGTGAAACGCAATACCAATTGGATACACTGGGTGATGTCACCGTCCTTAAAGCGAATAGTAAAAACTCTGCATCGGGATTATTTAAAGAACAACGCGTTGATCTTGATGAAACCCCCATTCTAAACTGGTCGTGGCGCATTACTAATCGTCTAAACGGGCTGATAGAACAAACCAAAGAAGGTGATGATTATGCTGCCAGATTGTACGTTATCGTCAATGGTGGTGTGGCATTCTGGGAATCCAAAGCGATCAATTATGTTTGGTCGAGTTCAGCGAACAAAGAAACAGTTTGGCCAAATGCTTATTCTGGCAAACAGTTAATGATGCTGGCTTTGCGCGGCCCAGAAGCCGAACCGAATATTTGGCTTAACGAAAAACGCAATGTACGTGCCGATCTGAAAAAGCTTTACGGGGAAGATATACGCTACATTGATGCGGTTGCGGTAATGTCAGACAGTGACGACAGCCATAGTCAGGTAACCGCCTATTATGGGGATATCTGGTTTTCAAAGCATTAG
- a CDS encoding DUF2066 domain-containing protein translates to MNKRFWRHTLLVGILLFCNPLAALEVKGLFEVELVARSESTEDRDQAIKQALYAVLDRILISEDISKIPVVQEMLLAAQHYVKQSQYSLLPADEYADTGARLYRVQFDEDQVLQMLSKTQVGIWSEIRPETLLWLVVDADGSRQFYNADAMPDIESALTFSAKIKGVPIIYPLLDIEEQQKISVNDVLGTDSRNLLSASSRYEAPAVMAGRLLKKADCWQSEWAFYFDGKIKQWSSSCQGLKPTIAAGIKGAYTVLSNYYGLKPQTPIVPAIK, encoded by the coding sequence ATGAATAAGAGATTTTGGCGACATACATTATTGGTTGGGATTTTATTATTTTGCAATCCACTGGCAGCACTGGAAGTTAAAGGCTTATTCGAGGTTGAGCTGGTTGCACGTAGCGAATCGACAGAAGATCGGGATCAGGCCATAAAGCAGGCTTTATATGCAGTTTTAGACCGTATTTTAATTTCTGAGGATATTTCCAAAATTCCGGTGGTTCAGGAAATGCTGCTAGCTGCCCAGCATTATGTCAAGCAATCACAATATTCTTTATTACCTGCCGATGAGTATGCGGATACCGGGGCGCGTCTATACCGGGTTCAATTTGATGAAGATCAGGTATTACAAATGTTAAGTAAAACCCAGGTAGGTATTTGGAGTGAAATAAGGCCAGAAACCTTGTTATGGCTAGTGGTTGATGCCGATGGCTCCCGGCAGTTTTATAATGCGGATGCCATGCCGGATATTGAAAGTGCTTTGACCTTTTCGGCTAAAATCAAAGGTGTGCCCATCATTTACCCGCTGTTGGATATTGAAGAACAACAGAAAATTTCTGTAAATGATGTGCTAGGTACCGATTCCAGAAATTTGTTATCTGCTTCTAGTCGTTACGAGGCACCGGCAGTAATGGCTGGCAGATTGTTAAAAAAAGCCGATTGCTGGCAGAGCGAATGGGCATTTTATTTTGACGGTAAAATCAAGCAGTGGAGTAGCAGTTGTCAAGGGCTTAAACCAACCATAGCAGCGGGTATAAAAGGGGCTTACACTGTGTTGTCTAATTACTATGGCCTAAAGCCGCAAACGCCAATTGTACCGGCAATTAAGTAG